A stretch of Desulfobacter hydrogenophilus DNA encodes these proteins:
- a CDS encoding DUF6603 domain-containing protein → MAKTTTYTELLNLVTGLKAGDVFTVGPKDIVPDMLDSLSGLSLTFTLTVTSSSVDDATHTITVVGNATLFGIASMTASLEFSPKIPDTVSGPFIMSMNATPPSGTKWNLLPDFVISGMTVGFQADPETEVYSAFVGGDLVVGSDHPLSLPMQLDIPAYNDIDWSITGTVDKQPLSVDAFSALACGMNLSDYLPPPLNTLAKFGMSDFELAFNPSAGKLSYTYLIIEYSEPWSVLDVIYVQRGGVQLKFMVDFLESTNSYVELEAQFYIETVPVDIGAHFAPDDLIVWGRLQEGKSVNISDLFKHFNVTLPSGFPEVVINRLGVMVYLSSNTYSFDMQAQLYAGCTLKLNDLTAKVSVAKPSGEAVTNIDGNFYGTIVIDDKTTLFLEAKYDGEGGGLTLCGDAENIPIGSIITYWGNVFGITEVPKPISSLKIRTLSTQYNTSSGDFTFNCTGYFTIYKKPVEVTFSIDITHTKNGDERLESTIVGNAGYSATFAGSVKFANLEFDIKFNTQSGGIDIFIADYQHTGKDSEVRLKDLIAGVSKELASPIPEDISIGLKAVKFAFLEEEDKETKKKVKHFLFGVELGASIGLTSLPLIGDKLPKDATVEFNELQFAYSNPGFDKDQVALVNPLLPTGLIKLPKDGLAEGVLISTNLQLGDKNKTLSLTIPTGGSSEQEIIEAETNMLPVTAPASSSTPPVTLWMNVQKQFGPVGIQKIGLEYKDTRLFAVGDITLTAQVLTIGLLGVGIGSKINKFDPAATLDGLTITVAEGPLAISGGLYGSIAPLNFDGALMVEMPSMTVGALGGYAQKGYNPSFFMYLAIDRPLFGYPYFFLDGLAGGVGFNRDLMIPDIDGVASFPLVEWAMGTNTPGMNPSGNIAEQIDQVLGSLAADIPPKVGEYWIAAGIKFSSFKVLNSFALVTVAIGTDFKLALLGLTNASLPPNVGEGVPPIGYVEMALKVTFSPYTGILEVSAKLTPASYILTCDCHLTGGFAFFMWFKDNPDGDADSYHAGDFVVTLGGYNPAYKKPKYFPTEPLLGLNWQVDSHTTIKGGIYFAMTPSALMAGGMLEAAWHSGDLKAWFTAHADFLLPWKPFHYEAGIGLSIGVSYKLDLLFTSKTISVHLGVDLSLWGPSFGGKIYVDLTIISFTVNIGNTSKPSAKAISWSDFKTSFLPVNQATNTLLDLDTNSAIETDSYCLSSVSAGLVKDLSTSKASPNDPDWVVNAETLELVTMTALPTKTAKLISAGDKQSNLHVGSSDFGVGPVGIGIEDFASDHTITVNRIVDGAADTSFNLADHATIVPVTSNLPSGTWGGKLIINPSINDVNKTPAKIENLVVGYSIKMKPKEPDHTPLPIALSILQQECEGTIKFKWMSPIIPTTDSFDQSKSMQTFQNSLKAASDTRSNILNALNACGLDLDTTVDVDALAESADTVLWGPPVLSYLGEERAA, encoded by the coding sequence ATGGCAAAAACGACCACCTATACCGAACTCTTAAACCTTGTCACGGGACTGAAGGCAGGTGACGTGTTTACCGTGGGGCCGAAAGACATCGTTCCAGACATGCTGGATAGCCTTAGCGGCTTGTCACTTACCTTCACGCTCACGGTAACAAGCAGTTCCGTGGATGACGCTACCCATACCATCACAGTGGTCGGAAATGCGACCTTATTCGGCATTGCCTCCATGACGGCCAGTCTGGAGTTTTCGCCCAAGATCCCGGACACGGTTTCGGGGCCTTTCATCATGAGCATGAACGCTACTCCCCCCTCGGGCACCAAGTGGAACCTCCTGCCTGACTTCGTGATTTCCGGTATGACAGTCGGTTTTCAAGCTGACCCCGAGACAGAGGTTTATTCGGCCTTTGTCGGTGGTGACCTGGTGGTGGGATCGGACCATCCCCTTAGCCTTCCCATGCAGCTGGACATACCGGCCTATAACGATATCGATTGGTCGATTACCGGGACTGTCGACAAACAGCCGCTAAGTGTTGATGCCTTTTCCGCGCTTGCATGTGGGATGAATCTGTCAGACTACCTGCCGCCACCACTCAACACGCTTGCCAAATTCGGCATGAGCGATTTTGAGCTCGCCTTCAATCCATCGGCGGGTAAGCTGAGCTACACCTATCTTATTATCGAGTATTCGGAGCCTTGGTCAGTTCTTGACGTCATCTATGTCCAGCGCGGTGGCGTGCAACTGAAATTCATGGTCGACTTTCTGGAGTCAACGAATAGCTACGTAGAGCTGGAGGCCCAGTTTTATATTGAAACGGTACCGGTCGATATCGGTGCCCATTTTGCGCCTGATGACTTGATTGTATGGGGGCGGCTGCAGGAAGGTAAGAGCGTCAACATATCGGATCTGTTCAAGCACTTCAATGTCACGCTGCCATCCGGCTTTCCCGAGGTGGTCATCAATCGGCTTGGCGTCATGGTTTACCTATCGTCCAACACCTACAGCTTTGACATGCAGGCTCAACTATATGCCGGCTGCACTTTGAAACTAAATGACCTTACCGCCAAGGTGTCGGTCGCCAAGCCAAGCGGCGAAGCCGTCACAAATATTGACGGTAACTTCTATGGAACCATCGTCATTGACGACAAAACCACACTTTTCCTCGAAGCAAAATATGATGGTGAAGGCGGTGGTTTAACGCTCTGCGGGGATGCCGAGAACATCCCTATCGGTTCAATCATAACCTATTGGGGAAACGTATTTGGCATAACGGAGGTTCCCAAGCCGATAAGCAGCTTGAAAATCAGAACCCTCTCAACGCAATACAATACATCAAGCGGAGACTTTACCTTTAACTGCACCGGTTACTTTACGATTTACAAAAAGCCGGTGGAAGTCACTTTCAGTATCGACATCACCCACACCAAGAACGGTGACGAACGGCTGGAAAGCACCATTGTCGGCAACGCGGGTTACAGTGCAACCTTCGCCGGCTCGGTCAAATTCGCCAACCTGGAATTTGACATTAAATTCAATACCCAAAGTGGCGGCATTGATATATTTATTGCCGACTATCAACATACGGGAAAGGATTCCGAGGTCAGGCTCAAGGATCTGATTGCCGGGGTCTCAAAAGAGCTTGCCAGCCCCATCCCTGAAGATATCTCCATTGGTCTCAAGGCCGTCAAGTTTGCCTTCCTTGAAGAGGAAGATAAGGAAACAAAGAAAAAAGTAAAACACTTCCTGTTTGGCGTCGAGCTGGGCGCTTCCATCGGCCTGACCAGCCTGCCACTGATTGGGGACAAGCTGCCCAAAGACGCCACGGTCGAGTTCAACGAACTGCAGTTTGCATACTCGAATCCAGGCTTTGACAAGGATCAGGTGGCGCTGGTGAATCCGCTTCTCCCAACAGGGCTGATCAAGCTTCCCAAAGATGGCCTGGCTGAAGGTGTGCTCATCTCAACCAATCTGCAGTTGGGTGATAAGAACAAGACACTCTCACTCACCATACCCACCGGCGGATCTTCTGAGCAGGAAATAATCGAAGCCGAAACAAACATGCTTCCGGTCACTGCACCCGCATCTTCATCAACCCCGCCCGTGACCTTGTGGATGAATGTGCAGAAGCAGTTTGGCCCCGTCGGCATACAAAAAATAGGCCTGGAGTATAAGGACACCAGGTTATTTGCCGTCGGTGACATCACGCTCACCGCACAGGTGCTGACCATCGGGCTTCTCGGTGTCGGCATCGGTTCGAAAATCAACAAATTTGACCCGGCGGCCACCCTGGATGGCCTAACCATCACGGTGGCCGAGGGCCCACTGGCAATCAGTGGTGGACTCTATGGCTCGATTGCCCCGCTTAATTTTGATGGCGCACTGATGGTCGAAATGCCTTCGATGACCGTGGGTGCACTGGGCGGCTATGCCCAGAAGGGTTATAACCCGTCCTTCTTCATGTACCTGGCGATCGACCGCCCCCTGTTCGGCTATCCCTACTTCTTCCTGGACGGGCTGGCCGGCGGTGTGGGCTTTAACCGCGATCTTATGATTCCGGATATTGACGGCGTCGCCTCCTTTCCACTGGTCGAGTGGGCCATGGGAACCAACACACCCGGCATGAACCCCTCCGGTAATATTGCCGAGCAGATCGATCAGGTGCTGGGATCTCTGGCGGCCGACATCCCGCCAAAGGTTGGTGAATACTGGATAGCGGCGGGTATCAAATTTTCATCCTTCAAGGTATTGAACTCATTTGCCCTGGTCACGGTCGCCATAGGGACCGACTTCAAGCTCGCGCTGCTGGGCCTGACCAACGCAAGTCTGCCACCCAATGTCGGTGAAGGCGTGCCCCCCATAGGCTATGTAGAGATGGCCCTCAAGGTCACCTTCTCCCCGTATACCGGCATCCTGGAGGTCTCGGCCAAACTGACACCGGCCTCATATATCCTGACCTGCGACTGCCACCTTACCGGGGGCTTCGCCTTCTTTATGTGGTTTAAGGACAACCCGGATGGGGATGCCGACAGCTATCATGCCGGTGATTTCGTGGTCACACTCGGTGGCTACAACCCGGCCTACAAGAAACCAAAATACTTCCCGACCGAACCACTGCTCGGGCTCAACTGGCAGGTAGACAGCCATACCACGATCAAGGGTGGTATCTACTTCGCCATGACGCCATCGGCCTTGATGGCCGGAGGAATGCTGGAGGCGGCCTGGCACAGCGGTGACCTCAAGGCCTGGTTTACCGCACATGCCGATTTCCTGTTGCCGTGGAAGCCCTTTCATTACGAGGCAGGCATCGGGCTTAGTATCGGTGTCTCCTATAAACTCGATCTCCTCTTCACCAGTAAGACGATATCGGTCCATCTCGGTGTGGACTTGTCGCTCTGGGGGCCATCGTTCGGTGGCAAGATCTATGTGGATCTCACCATAATCTCCTTTACGGTCAACATAGGCAACACATCAAAACCCTCGGCCAAGGCAATCTCATGGAGTGATTTCAAGACTTCCTTCCTGCCGGTAAACCAAGCGACCAATACCCTGCTTGATTTGGATACCAACTCAGCTATCGAGACGGACAGCTACTGCCTGTCCTCCGTCTCGGCGGGCCTGGTAAAGGACCTGAGCACCTCCAAAGCCTCACCGAATGACCCCGACTGGGTAGTGAATGCCGAGACGCTGGAACTGGTGACCATGACTGCCCTGCCCACCAAAACCGCCAAACTGATTTCAGCCGGTGACAAACAAAGCAATCTACACGTGGGTAGCTCGGATTTTGGTGTGGGCCCGGTGGGTATTGGCATTGAGGACTTTGCATCCGATCACACCATCACCGTCAACCGGATAGTTGATGGCGCAGCCGACACAAGCTTTAACCTGGCGGATCACGCCACGATTGTGCCGGTAACATCCAACCTGCCGAGCGGCACCTGGGGCGGCAAGCTAATCATCAATCCGAGCATCAACGACGTTAACAAGACACCCGCCAAGATAGAAAACCTGGTGGTCGGCTACTCGATCAAGATGAAACCAAAGGAGCCGGATCACACACCATTACCGATAGCCTTATCGATTCTGCAGCAGGAATGTGAAGGTACGATCAAGTTCAAATGGATGAGCCCGATCATACCGACGACAGACAGCTTTGATCAGAGCAAATCCATGCAAACCTTCCAAAACTCACTCAAGGCAGCTAGCGACACGCGTAGCAATATTCTAAATGCGCTGAATGCCTGTGGACTGGACCTCGACACCACGGTTGATGTGGATGCACTCGCCGAATCGGCCGATACGGTGCTCTGGGGGCCACCGGTACTGAGTTACCTGGGAGAAGAGCGCGCTGCCTGA